The genomic interval agctgcattgcccttatgtcagtgctggacaccCTCAGTCATTTATTTTGTTAACAGACTTCAGTGACCTGCTTTTGTTTCTTGGGTGCAGTTCAAAAACTCTTCATATTGGAAATTTTCTGTGCTGCATAATTGTGTTTTGAAACTGTTATGAAATTGGAAGGAATTGTCTGTGTTAACCTTAGTGTTGGACACTGAAAAATACTAGGCTTCTTATGTGAACTTGAATGTTGCAGGATTTCATGCTGCCTTTGCTGATGTTAGGAGGTATTAGCAACTAAGACACGATTATGGCACATTTATCCTGAAGAGTGTGATAATACAAGGCAGAAGAAGGCCACATTTTTAAGGCAGTGGGAAGTGCTGTAGCCTTGATGACTGTTTCCAGCATGTGGCCCTTCAGATTCACTGAACTCTAGAAACAAAAGACCCAACAATGTAAACAAGACTCTAGCAGAGTGGATCTGTAGTCTGGCCTATGTATGAAAATGAATAGCTGGCTTGAGGATTTAACTGCTTCCTAATCCTCTTGAGACTACAAGTGTTGGGTTAAAAAGAAAATTGTACATGAAGCATTTGGCAGGTTGAAGAGGCCAGCATGGCCTTGGGCTAAGGCATACTGGCAGTCAGCAACTTGAACAAGTTGCTTTacccactgcatcagcacagcaATTGGTAAAGAACTAAAATCTAGTACAAGTCTGTTGCTAGTGAACCCTTTCCTAGCAGCAGCCCCCCAATTGTGTTGCCCCcgagtggggggcggggaggctagCTTGGCAGGTAGGATGTTGAGCCCGTGTCTGGGGACCTGCTGGACTGCCCCTGAATTTTCCatactggtggcagcagtaggGCTTGGTGTGGGTGGGGTTGGGGCGGAGGGAGCTATGGGGAACTGTACAGATTTTGCCCTTGGGGCTCCCAGCAATCTGGTGTCAGCCCTAGAGGTCAGCCATAGCTCAGTCACTTGCATCATTTACAGTGTTTTTGTATACTGTACTACTTTTCATCATAGAGGTTGACATAACAGAAAAGCAAAGAGAattccttctccccaaagggctaaCAGTCCAGGGGGGGAAAGACAAGGAAATCAGCGAGAACTAGTTGTAAAGATGCCACCTGGAATGAATAGAGGCAGTTCTCCCAGTTCCAAGCATGAAAGGTAAAAGCTGCCTCTTAAGCCAGCTGTGTTGGGAAGAAGCCTGCAATAAGCTTATTGGAATGAGAAAACTGCAGTAAATTGACTCATTCCCCAGTTGTTGCCAATTCCTGCTGTatctaccagagcaggtaaggcaggagTGGGTGAGATGGAGCAAAACTCCACAAGGAAGATGTGGGATGgcgtggatctggcagtgatggtgtgctctggatcctatcccctcatttcacagtctccctgcccttcagacttgtgccagctacagagctggcacaggtctgagcagacccattgctgaatgggaggcttacagaggggtaaggggatatgaCTCCCTGTTTCCTCCATAGtctcccaccacacacacacacactgcctgcTGGATTCAGTGTGGcagtggagggggagaggaaaggattgtgcccttaatgtattaGCAGAGGTGTGGAAAAGGCAAACTTACCCACAGTAGAGCTGAGTGACACAAAGTATGTTATACATACCGCAGAATGAGAGAAGCACCTGATCATGGCCACTTAGGAAGGGTGACAAAGCAAGATGGGAAAAGAAACCGATGAGAAATCTAgtcaaagtaggagagagcaatccACAAGCCTTCTGAACTAGGGATGGACTGGGTAGGAGCTCCCCTTCTAATGGAGATTACTGCTGGTCCACACCCACCTTTGTACAGGTCTAGCTCACATGCTGTCGCTCATCcagcaattgtgtgtgtgtgtgtgtgtgtgtgtgtgtgtgtgtgtgttgctagtGCTTGAGTGACTGCTACAAATAGCAAGTCAATTGACTTGAAGCTTTGCACTGGTGTAAGAGTGCACGGGGAATAGTAATCTCCAGTTCATTTCAGTTGCTTAAAGGGGTGAAACATCTGTGATGAAACTCTCTTCTTCCCCAGTTTAATGCCTACCTCTTCATGAGATGTGTAAAACTATATGCAGTGTACTGGAGTGTGTTGTACAAGGACACCACCTTCTCTGTTTTAGTGCACCTTCTCATCGACCGACAACAAATCCAAACACTTCAAAATTTGCCCAGAAATTTGGAGGAGCAGAGAAATGTTCCCGATGTGGGGATTCTGTGTATGCTGCGGAGAAAGTAATAGGAGCTGGAAAGGTATAGTGGCTTTTTATTGACAATGTCTTGCCAAAACTGACTTTATTTGTATTGTAACTATTTTTGTCCAGTTTCTTTTCCAAGAGAGTTGACTAGATCTAATATAGGTTGCTCTTTTACTAGCGGTATGCTATAGCTCTGAttcaaaagggggagggatgCAGTTTGGAGATGATGAGCAGATTTGACCCAGATTTCTCCAACTTCAACTTTTACTAGACTGACCTAATATTAAGAAGATGCTTTTAAGGAGATTGAATTCCCAGTTAGCGTGTGTGTATATCCTATTGAACAGTACAAGACAGGAGGCTTAAACATAACTATTTTCTCTTTAGCCTTGGCACAAAAACTGTTTTCGATGCGCTAAGTGTGGAAAAAGCCTTGAATCAACAACTCTCacagaaaaggaaggggaaatCTATTGCAAAGGTAAGgagtggggtggagggaaggaaggagagattCCCAGGGCAGACTgaatagatcagtgattttcaatctttttcatctcatggcacactgacaaggcacacaaatggtcaaggcacacaccAGGTTTTTgatgattgacaaggcacaccatgctgccagtggcagctcacatctcccattgaccctattaataaatgatcttcccccaaattcctgtggcacacctgtggaccactcacggcacaccagttgaaaatggctggagtagATGATTCTGAGAAGGCAGTGGGATGGCCTACAGACTTGATTGGCTAGTTTCATCTTTTACTGAGTAACTTGAAAGTATTTCCTTAACTCAttactgcccagcccacagtgtaCCTATTGGATCATGTTGcgaatatgcaacattgggcagaaatggcttttaactaCCCATTAAGTTTCTCAAATGCCTCCTGCACGTGCAACAGAAGTTATGGGTAACTTGAAGAGCTCATGGGACTCCTGTGAGAGCATCTCAATCTTTGATGTGAAGATGGAAGTACTTGAGTAGGATGTCTGTAATATGCTGGCTTCAGTATCTGGCTTAACTAAGTCCAACATAGAAACGTCATGGAATTGAACTAACTGGAATTTCTTTTTCTCGCAGGCTGTTACGCAAAGAACTTTGGTCCTAAAGGATTTGGCTATGGCCAGGGAGCTGGCGCTCTTGTTCATGCGCAGTAAATACCATTTCACTGAAATGGCTCTGCAGTTACGAGATGCAGCTTAAATTCTACTAACTGTGAAACTGATACTAGTTTGTGCTCTTTCTTGGTTTTTAATATTGTATATTttcactgttctttttttttttaaaaaaaaaagccgcACATGATAAGGCTGTATTTGCTAACAATTGATCTCAATAAAGCTTTGAATTTAGAACAGTGTTTAAAAGGTCTGAAGAAACTGTCTTGGTTTTGCTGGCCTATGGACCTGCCTCTTAAACTGGTGTTTTCATAAGTGTCGGCAGCATCCAGAGACGGATGCCACCTGCCTAAGGCAAAAAGTTTTGACAGAGTGGTGGGAAAATTTGGATAAAAGTTGCATCAATGTGGCAATGATGGTATGCCAAAGTCTAAAGGGCTTAAGGACTCATGgcttactggggggaaaaaatccagatGCTAAAGTCTAAAGCAGTCACTTCTATGTTTTTCCTGGAGGAAGGGATGCTGGTGGCTTCGTTCCCTCCTCAATTGGGGGGGGTgtacaaagctgccagcaccaccACCTCCAGGGAGAacgcagaagtgacatcacaatgtcatgtgacatcatgatgttacTGCCCCAGGCGCTGGGGATTTTAGTTACGTCTTGTGGTCCTTCATTAGAAGATTGGCGTTTGAATGGTAATACTTGATCAACTGCTTCATATGTGGCTTTCAGAGCCAGCCTAGAGAATCTTGGAACCCTGTACAGGAACCCTGTTCAGTAGCTTGCCGTCTGCCTGCAGCCTGAAGTATCTCGTCTGAGTGGGTATTCCCTGCACAGCGTAAAAGGCTAGATTAAAACTCATACCTCTGGCATGCTAACTTTCCACAGTGACCATTCAAAGCTGACACACTGTAGTCTGATAGGTCAGAAACAGCTTTATCTGGTATTTCTGGGCCCCTTGTACTCCAAAGTTCCCTCGAgttgtttgagaaatgctgggataCAACAGTGGATGGCAGTGTTTTAGTTTAGTTTTCATATTGGTATGGGTAGTGTTCCTCTCGCTAGTGTCAACGGAACTATGGGCTCAACTTTTCTCTAAGAGGGATAGTGTGCATCTCGTTCAAACACATCATTTTGCTCTATCAAAATTGCTAGTCTGCATATGCTGTGTCAGTCATTCTGGACTGATCTTGTGCCAAGGGAATATAATGGAAAATATGCTTGTTTTAACAAGTAGGTTGCCAATAAAATTACTTCATCCCTTCTTTTAAAATAAGTAATGAAGAGCGTAACTGTTCAGGCAATGAAGTTGCATGTACCCCTGTAATAAAAATAATCTAGGTCAGgggttgcgatacaaggacatctgcaagagggatctgaaggccttagggatggacctcaacaagtgggaaaccctggcctctgagtggcccgcttggaggcaggctgtgcagcatggcctttcccagtttgaagagacagttggccaacagtctgaggctaagaggcaaagaaggaaggcccatagccagggagacacaccagggacagactgcacttgctcccagtgtggaagggattgtcactcccggattggccttttcagccacactagacgctgtgccagaaccacctttcagagcgcgataccatagtctttcgagactgaaggttgccaatacatgaggtcaggggtgtccaaagttgtcagcaggagggccacatcatctctctcacactgcgtcgggggctggggaaaaaaagaattaatttacataaattaatatactagaggtggaacttacacgaatgaatgaaggtcttgccgtagctcaaggcctataaaaggccttgcacaaagcaaggctggccttttctttgctgctgctactgcatcacagatgtgaaacagcaagcagtggaaggagccctcatcccacagctaacacaagaggtcaaagagtcgccctcactctgagagcagtcgcatctggccagtgcgggctccagcaaatttccggagggcccaaggctcattggggactggggtgtccctgagggccgcattgagagtcctcgagggccgcaagtggccccagggccggggtttgggcacccatggtcTAGGTGAATGTAACTTAAATAGGCTCAAATACAACCACAGAAGGAGGAATTGAGCGTTTGATTACTTTAAGTGTAATTTTCATATTCAgagtggttttggaacagaattCAAACTGCAATGGGCTGGAATTCTCTTATGGGGCTGAGGGCCAATGCTATAAACTCAATCCAACATAGCATTAGATAAGGTCTTGGAGGTCCTTGACTGCTCTGGGAAAATGGTGATAAGCTAGATCAGGGCTTTCTAGCCTGAGGGCTGGATCGGACATCCTCATTAATCCCTGCCGTGTGAATGTAGCTTACTTGTCCATTGGGGAGGCTGTCGTTGTTGCTACCCATCAGCCTCTGATTGCTctaccccagcaggctctgcttcAGGATTTTCTGCCAGATATGGTGGGGCAGagtgaacatggggggggggggggcgtgattgACAGTGGCAGCTTCCTTGGCAAAGTGTTAAGCTCTGATCACAGGGGTGAGGCTGTTTGTGGCATGCAGTGGTCTCCAGGTTGGAGACAGCTGAGCTAACTACTGAAGATGAAAATACAGACAAACGATGGTCTAgttcaggggttggcaaccttaaataTCCAAAGAGCcgtttggacccgttttccggagaaaagaaaacctcgggagccacaaaatccttttgacatataaaatgaagataacactgcatatatagtttttttttacctttatgatctgctgcaagctccccttcctgtgctaaccagacaatatacttattgtcaagatatatcttgactgagggcccaatcctacctaactttccagcactgatgcagcccagacttaaggaaacaaatgttcccataccttgaggaggcctctgtgactgactccccactacaagatgcagtgcatgccccattagaatggctgcaccgacactggaaaactggataggattgggccctgagacggcactctgaggctcacacagggtgaccagatgtcataacaataaaagaggacaagtcaccccaaaatgtaggatattgaagaaaaatgtaggaccacaaaataaaagctaaaaacactcatctatattgattatatattgatcaatatatagattatatatttataatataatacaCTCACCATATACATGACCCACAGCACATTACGGGAGCAggggaagccccagcacaccatcttcccaggcaggagcggccaagcccccctttccctctcccgcagcacaaaacaatctccccctccgcccaaggggaaagcagcagcagcccatcctgcccctttaaatcccagcctgtaagagccagagcagcagcagcccatcctgcccctttaaatcccagcctgcaggagccagagcagcagcagcctgtcctgcccctttaaatcccagcctgcaggagccagagcagatggctgaaagagccgcatgctgctctaaaaacacaggttgccgatcccaggtcTAGTTTATCAGCCTGTCATGGATGAAATGGCATTTTCCTTGAAGGCGTTGCTCTGGACCCAGATTTTGCACCTGGATGTTCAAGTGTCAACTATGGCCTGAGGTACTTCCACCCTGTGTGTGCCGGCTTCAGACCAGAGTGTTTGCCTCTACAGGGCTACACTGGTTTCATTATGTCTGGATTATGGTAATTCTAAATGAGACTAGTCTTGAACaccacttagggctcaatcctatctagcaCAGGAGTGGCAGCTCCAAATAGCTACCACCAACTCTTGGGCTGGATCTGAGCATGGTTGAGGTCTGCATAGGGGAAGGGGAAATTTGTACCCTTACTTACCCAACTAAGGTCCCAGCCTGCTTAtgggggcttttcaagtctgcagcAGTTAAAttactggcacagactcaagaagccttGTGTTGGGCTTTCAAGTGGAGGAGGCTTCAGCCAGTCCTACCCCCCACTTGGCACTTGTTCAGCAGTGGTAACCA from Tiliqua scincoides isolate rTilSci1 chromosome 7, rTilSci1.hap2, whole genome shotgun sequence carries:
- the LOC136657074 gene encoding cysteine and glycine-rich protein 2, which translates into the protein MPNWGGGNKCGACGRTVYHAEEVQCDGRSFHKCCFLCMVCRKNLDSTTVAIHNEEVYCKSCYGKKYGPKGYGYGQGAGTLNMDRGERLGIKHDNAPSHRPTTNPNTSKFAQKFGGAEKCSRCGDSVYAAEKVIGAGKPWHKNCFRCAKCGKSLESTTLTEKEGEIYCKGCYAKNFGPKGFGYGQGAGALVHAQ